The following proteins come from a genomic window of Streptococcus pneumoniae:
- the murT gene encoding lipid II isoglutaminyl synthase subunit MurT — MNLKTTLGLLAGRSSHFVLSRLGRGSTLPGKVALQFDKDILQNLAKNYEIVVVTGTNGKTLTTALTVGILKEVYGQVLTNPSGANMITGIATTFLTAKSSKTGKNIAVLEIDEASLSRICDYIQPSLFVITNIFRDQMDRFGEIYTTYNMILDAIRKVPTATVLLNGDSPLFYKPTIPNPIEYFGFDLEKGPAQLAHYNTEGILCPDCQGILKYEHNTYANLGAYICEGCGCKRPDLDYRLTKLVELTNNRSRFVIDGQEYGIQIGGLYNIYNALAAVAIARFLGADSQLIKQGFDKSRAVFGRQETFHIGDKECTLVLIKNPVGATQAIEMIKLAPYPFSLSVLLNANYADGIDTSWIWDADFEQITDMDIPEINAGGVRHSEIARRLRVTGYPAEKITETSNLEQVLKTIENQDCKHAYILATYTAMLEFRELLASRQIVRKEMN; from the coding sequence ATGAACTTAAAAACTACTTTGGGCCTTCTTGCTGGGCGTTCTTCCCACTTCGTTTTAAGCCGTCTTGGACGTGGAAGTACGCTCCCAGGTAAAGTCGCCCTTCAATTTGATAAAGATATTTTACAAAACCTAGCTAAGAACTACGAGATTGTCGTTGTCACTGGAACAAATGGAAAAACCCTGACAACTGCCCTCACTGTCGGCATTTTAAAAGAGGTTTATGGTCAAGTTCTAACCAACCCAAGCGGTGCCAACATGATTACAGGGATTGCAACAACCTTCCTAACAGCCAAATCTTCAAAAACTGGGAAAAATATTGCCGTCCTCGAAATTGACGAAGCCAGTCTATCTCGTATCTGTGACTATATCCAGCCTAGTCTTTTTGTCATTACTAATATCTTCCGTGACCAGATGGACCGTTTCGGTGAAATCTATACTACCTATAACATGATATTGGATGCCATTCGGAAAGTTCCAACTGCTACTGTTCTCCTTAACGGAGACAGTCCACTTTTCTACAAGCCAACTATTCCAAACCCTATAGAGTATTTTGGTTTTGACTTGGAAAAAGGACCAGCCCAACTGGCTCACTACAATACCGAAGGGATTCTCTGTCCTGACTGCCAAGGCATCCTCAAATATGAGCATAATACCTATGCAAACTTGGGTGCCTATATCTGTGAAGGTTGTGGATGTAAACGTCCTGATCTCGACTATCGTTTGACAAAACTGGTTGAGTTGACCAACAATCGCTCTCGCTTTGTCATAGACGGCCAAGAATACGGTATCCAAATCGGCGGGCTCTATAATATCTATAACGCCCTAGCTGCTGTGGCCATCGCCCGTTTCCTAGGTGCCGATTCGCAACTCATCAAACAGGGATTTGACAAGAGCCGTGCTGTCTTTGGACGCCAAGAAACCTTTCATATCGGTGACAAGGAATGTACCCTTGTCTTGATTAAAAATCCAGTCGGTGCAACCCAAGCTATCGAAATGATCAAACTAGCACCTTATCCATTTAGCCTATCTGTCCTCCTTAATGCCAACTATGCAGATGGAATTGACACTAGCTGGATCTGGGATGCAGACTTTGAACAAATCACTGACATGGACATTCCTGAAATCAACGCTGGCGGTGTTCGTCATTCTGAAATCGCTCGTCGTCTTCGTGTGACAGGCTATCCAGCTGAGAAAATCACTGAAACGAGTAATCTGGAGCAAGTTCTCAAGACCATTGAGAATCAAGACTGCAAGCATGCCTATATTCTGGCAACTTATACTGCCATGCTGGAATTTCGTGAACTGCTGGCTAGTCGTCAGATTGTTAGAAAGGAGATGAACTAA
- a CDS encoding FAD-containing oxidoreductase codes for MLTYDLIVIGFGKAGKTLAGKLASAGKKVALVERSKAMYGGTCINIGCIPTKTLLVAAEKDLSFEEVIATKNTITGRLNGKNYTTVAGTGVNIFDAEAHFLSNKVIEIQAGDEKQELTAETIVINTGAVSNVLPIPGLATSKNVFDSTGIQSLDKLPEKLGVLGGGNIGLEFAGLYNKLGSKVTVLDALDTFLPRAEPSIAALAKQYLEEDGIELLQNIHTTEIKNDGDQVLVVTEDETYRFDALLYATGRKPNVEPLQLENTDIELTERGAIKVDKHCQTNVPGVFAVGDVNGGLQFTYISLDDFRVVYSYLAGDGSYTLEDRLNVPNTMFITPALSQVGLTESQAADLKLPYAVKEIPVAAMPRGHVNGDLRGAFKAVVNTETKEILGASIFSEGSQEIINIITVAMDNKIPYTYFTKQIFTHPTLAENLNDLFAI; via the coding sequence ATGTTAACTTATGATTTAATCGTTATCGGATTTGGTAAAGCTGGTAAAACACTAGCTGGTAAATTGGCTTCAGCTGGCAAAAAAGTTGCCCTCGTTGAACGTAGCAAAGCTATGTACGGTGGAACTTGTATCAACATCGGTTGTATCCCAACTAAAACTTTGCTGGTTGCTGCTGAGAAAGACTTGTCTTTTGAAGAAGTCATTGCTACCAAAAACACGATCACTGGTCGCCTCAACGGTAAAAACTATACGACTGTTGCTGGTACTGGCGTCAATATCTTTGATGCTGAAGCTCACTTCCTTTCAAATAAAGTCATCGAAATCCAAGCTGGTGATGAAAAACAAGAATTGACTGCTGAAACTATCGTCATCAACACTGGTGCTGTTTCAAACGTCTTGCCAATCCCTGGACTTGCTACAAGCAAAAACGTCTTTGACTCAACAGGTATCCAAAGCTTGGATAAATTGCCTGAAAAACTTGGAGTCCTTGGTGGCGGAAATATCGGTCTTGAATTTGCTGGCCTTTACAATAAACTAGGAAGCAAGGTTACAGTCCTAGATGCCTTGGATACATTCCTACCTCGTGCAGAACCTTCCATCGCAGCTCTTGCTAAACAATACCTGGAAGAAGACGGTATTGAATTGCTTCAAAATATCCATACTACTGAAATTAAAAACGACGGTGACCAAGTGCTTGTCGTAACTGAAGACGAAACTTACCGTTTCGACGCCCTTCTCTACGCAACTGGACGCAAACCAAATGTAGAACCACTTCAACTTGAAAATACAGATATTGAACTAACTGAACGTGGCGCTATTAAAGTAGATAAACACTGTCAAACAAACGTTCCTGGTGTCTTTGCAGTTGGAGATGTCAACGGTGGTCTTCAATTTACTTACATTTCACTTGATGACTTCCGTGTTGTTTACAGCTACCTTGCTGGAGATGGCAGCTACACACTTGAGGACCGTCTCAATGTGCCAAATACTATGTTCATCACACCTGCACTTTCACAAGTTGGTTTGACTGAAAGCCAAGCAGCTGATTTGAAACTTCCATACGCAGTGAAAGAAATCCCTGTTGCAGCCATGCCTCGTGGTCACGTAAATGGAGACCTTCGCGGAGCTTTCAAAGCTGTTGTTAATACTGAAACAAAAGAAATTCTTGGTGCAAGCATCTTCTCAGAAGGTTCTCAAGAAATCATCAACATCATTACTGTTGCTATGGACAACAAGATTCCTTACACTTACTTCACAAAACAAATCTTCACTCACCCAACCTTGGCTGAGAACTTGAATGACTTGTTTGCGATTTAA
- a CDS encoding L-lactate MFS transporter translates to MKSNRYIIAFAGVILHLMLGSTYAWSVYRNPIIEKTGWDQASVAFAFSLAIFCLGLSAAFMGRLVEKFGPKVMGSLSAFLYAGGNILTGFAIDRQELWLLYLAYGILGGLGLGAGYITPVSTIIKWFPDKRGLATGLAIMGFGFASLLTSPIAQHLIAGVGLVETFYILGASYFIIMLLASQFIKRPNEQELAILSSSGKEKTASLTQGMAANQALKSNRFYMLWIIFFINIACGLGLISAASPMAQEMAGLSTSHAAVMVGVLGIFNGFGRLLWASLSDYIGRPLTFSILLLVNLFFSLSLWLFTDSVLFVVAMSILMTCYGAGFSLIPAYLSDIFGTKELAALHGYILTAWAMAGLAGPILLAETYKMAHSYTQTLFVFLILYSIALALSYYLGRSIKKESQKPLT, encoded by the coding sequence ATGAAATCGAATCGTTATATTATTGCCTTTGCTGGGGTCATTTTACACTTAATGCTGGGTTCGACTTATGCCTGGAGTGTTTATCGTAACCCTATTATTGAAAAAACGGGATGGGATCAGGCTTCTGTTGCCTTCGCCTTTAGTCTAGCAATCTTTTGTTTGGGCTTATCGGCTGCATTTATGGGGCGTTTGGTAGAAAAATTTGGTCCGAAAGTCATGGGAAGTCTATCTGCTTTTCTATACGCAGGTGGAAATATCTTAACAGGATTTGCAATAGACCGTCAGGAGCTGTGGTTGTTGTATCTCGCTTATGGCATTTTAGGTGGGCTTGGTTTGGGAGCAGGCTATATTACCCCTGTGTCGACGATTATAAAATGGTTTCCTGATAAACGTGGTCTCGCAACAGGTTTAGCGATTATGGGGTTTGGTTTTGCTTCTTTATTGACTAGTCCCATAGCGCAACACCTCATCGCAGGGGTAGGGCTTGTAGAAACTTTTTATATTTTAGGAGCAAGTTACTTTATTATCATGCTCCTAGCTTCACAATTCATTAAGCGTCCAAATGAGCAAGAGCTTGCAATTTTATCTTCTTCAGGGAAAGAAAAAACAGCCTCTTTGACGCAAGGAATGGCTGCAAATCAGGCTCTAAAAAGCAATCGGTTTTATATGCTTTGGATTATTTTCTTTATCAACATAGCTTGTGGTTTAGGCTTAATTTCAGCGGCATCGCCAATGGCACAGGAGATGGCTGGCTTGTCTACAAGTCATGCAGCAGTAATGGTGGGTGTTTTGGGGATTTTCAATGGATTTGGTCGCTTGCTCTGGGCGAGTTTGTCTGACTATATCGGTCGCCCTCTAACCTTTAGTATATTACTGCTTGTTAATCTTTTCTTTTCTCTCTCACTTTGGCTCTTTACAGATTCCGTTTTATTTGTAGTCGCTATGTCTATTTTGATGACTTGCTATGGAGCTGGTTTTTCATTGATCCCAGCTTATCTCAGTGATATTTTTGGAACCAAGGAATTGGCCGCTCTGCATGGATATATTTTAACAGCTTGGGCAATGGCTGGTTTAGCGGGACCTATTTTATTAGCAGAGACTTATAAAATGGCTCATTCGTACACACAAACCTTGTTCGTTTTTCTCATTTTATACAGTATCGCCTTGGCTTTGTCTTATTATCTAGGTCGTTCAATCAAAAAAGAAAGTCAAAAACCGCTTACATGA
- a CDS encoding DEAD/DEAH box helicase, whose product MKFNELNLSADLLAEIEKAGFVEASPIQEQTIPLALEGKDVIGQAQTGTGKTAAFGLPTLEKIRTEEATIQALVIAPTRELAVQSQEELFRFGRSKGVKVRSVYGGSSIEKQIKALKSGAHIVVGTPGRLLDLIKRKALKLQNIETLILDEADEMLNMGFLEDIEAIISRVPENRQTLLFSATMPDAIKRIGVQFMKAPEHVKIAAKELTTELVDQYYIRVKEQEKFDTMTRLMDVAQPELAIVFGRTKRRVDELTRGLKIRGFRAEGIHGDLDQNKRLRVLRDFKNGNLDVLVATDVAARGLDISGVTHVYNYDIPQDPESYVHRIGRTGRAGKSGQSITFVAPNEMGYLQIIENLTKKRMKGLKPASVEESFQSKKQVALKKIERDFADETIRANFEKFGKDARKLAAEFTPEELAMYILSLTVQDPDSLPEVEIAREKPLPFKPSGNGFGGKAKGGRGGRRGDDRRERDRRGNGRRDEFKKGSRGNDRFDKEKRYRKDNKKPRNTLSEKQTGFVIRNKGDK is encoded by the coding sequence GTGAAATTTAATGAATTAAACTTGTCTGCTGATTTGCTGGCAGAAATTGAAAAAGCTGGTTTTGTAGAAGCTAGTCCTATCCAAGAACAAACTATTCCTTTGGCCCTTGAAGGCAAGGATGTTATCGGTCAAGCTCAGACTGGTACAGGAAAAACTGCAGCCTTTGGCTTGCCTACCCTTGAAAAAATCCGTACAGAAGAAGCGACTATCCAAGCCTTAGTCATCGCTCCAACTCGTGAACTAGCTGTCCAAAGTCAAGAAGAACTCTTCCGCTTTGGTCGTAGTAAGGGAGTCAAAGTCCGTTCAGTATATGGCGGATCAAGCATTGAAAAACAAATTAAGGCTCTTAAATCTGGTGCCCATATCGTGGTGGGAACTCCAGGTCGCCTCTTGGACTTGATTAAACGCAAGGCCTTGAAATTACAAAACATTGAAACCCTTATCCTTGACGAAGCGGATGAAATGCTTAACATGGGCTTCCTTGAAGACATCGAAGCCATTATTTCCCGTGTACCTGAGAACCGTCAAACTTTGCTTTTCTCAGCAACTATGCCAGATGCCATCAAACGTATCGGTGTTCAGTTTATGAAAGCCCCTGAACATGTCAAGATTGCGGCTAAGGAATTGACAACAGAATTGGTTGACCAGTACTATATCCGTGTTAAGGAACAAGAAAAATTTGACACCATGACTCGTCTCATGGATGTGGCACAACCAGAACTCGCTATTGTATTTGGTCGTACCAAACGCCGTGTGGATGAATTGACTCGTGGTTTGAAAATTCGTGGCTTCCGTGCAGAAGGAATTCATGGCGACCTAGACCAAAACAAACGTCTTCGTGTCCTTCGTGACTTTAAAAATGGCAATCTTGATGTTTTGGTTGCGACAGACGTTGCAGCGCGTGGTTTGGATATTTCAGGTGTGACCCATGTCTACAACTACGATATTCCACAAGATCCTGAGAGTTATGTTCACCGTATCGGTCGTACAGGTCGTGCTGGTAAGTCAGGTCAATCTATTACTTTTGTTGCTCCAAACGAAATGGGTTACCTTCAAATCATTGAAAACTTGACTAAGAAACGCATGAAAGGTCTCAAACCTGCAAGTGTAGAAGAATCCTTCCAATCAAAAAAACAGGTAGCTCTCAAGAAAATCGAACGTGATTTTGCAGATGAAACCATTCGTGCCAATTTTGAGAAATTTGGTAAGGATGCTCGCAAATTGGCTGCTGAGTTTACTCCAGAAGAATTGGCAATGTATATCTTGAGTCTGACAGTCCAAGACCCAGATAGCCTTCCAGAAGTGGAGATTGCACGTGAAAAACCACTACCGTTTAAACCATCAGGTAATGGTTTCGGTGGTAAAGCTAAGGGAGGTCGTGGAGGCCGTCGTGGGGACGACCGTCGAGAGCGTGATCGCCGTGGCAATGGTCGCCGTGATGAGTTCAAAAAAGGAAGTCGTGGCAACGATCGTTTTGATAAGGAAAAACGTTACCGTAAGGATAATAAAAAACCACGCAATACTTTAAGCGAAAAGCAAACAGGCTTTGTTATTCGTAACAAAGGTGATAAATAA
- the codY gene encoding GTP-sensing pleiotropic transcriptional regulator CodY → MAHLLEKTRKITSILKRSEEQLQDELPYNAITRQLADIIHCNACIINSKGRLLGYFMRYKTNTDRVEQFFQTKIFPDDYVQGANMIYETEANLPVEHDMSIFPVESRDDFPDGLTTIAPIHVSGIRLGSLIIWRNDKKFEDEDLVLVEIASTVVGIQLLNFQREEDEKNIRRRTAVTMAVNTLSYSELRAVSAILGELNGNEGKLTASVIADRIGITRSVIVNALRKLESAGIIESRSLGMKGTYLKVLISDIFEEVKKRDY, encoded by the coding sequence ATGGCACATTTATTAGAAAAAACTAGAAAAATTACATCAATTTTGAAACGCTCAGAGGAGCAGTTGCAGGATGAGCTTCCTTACAACGCTATTACGCGTCAGTTAGCGGATATTATTCATTGCAATGCCTGCATTATCAATAGTAAGGGACGTCTGCTTGGCTATTTTATGCGTTATAAAACAAATACAGATCGCGTAGAGCAATTCTTCCAAACTAAGATTTTCCCAGATGACTACGTTCAAGGGGCTAATATGATTTACGAAACAGAAGCAAACTTACCTGTTGAGCATGATATGAGTATTTTCCCTGTTGAGAGTAGAGATGATTTTCCAGATGGCTTGACGACTATTGCACCGATTCATGTATCGGGGATTCGCCTTGGTTCTTTGATTATTTGGCGTAATGATAAAAAATTCGAAGATGAGGACTTGGTTCTTGTTGAGATTGCCAGTACCGTTGTTGGGATTCAGCTTCTTAACTTCCAACGTGAAGAAGATGAGAAAAATATTCGTCGTCGTACTGCTGTCACCATGGCGGTCAATACCCTTTCTTACTCCGAACTCCGTGCTGTTTCAGCAATTTTAGGGGAATTAAATGGAAATGAAGGGAAGTTGACTGCGTCAGTGATTGCAGATCGTATCGGAATCACTCGCTCTGTGATTGTCAATGCTCTTCGTAAACTTGAGTCTGCGGGGATTATTGAAAGTCGCTCACTTGGAATGAAGGGAACCTATCTTAAGGTCTTGATTTCAGATATTTTTGAAGAAGTGAAGAAAAGAGATTACTAA
- a CDS encoding cysteine hydrolase family protein produces MTKALISIDYTEDFVADSGKLTAGAPAQAISDAISKVTRLAFERGDYIFFTIDAHEENDCFHPESKLFPPHNLIGTSGRNLYGDLGNFYQEHGSDSRVFWMDKRHYSAFSGTDLDIRLRERRVSTVILTGVLTDICVLHTAIDAYNLGYDIEIVKPAVASIWPENHQFALGHFKNTLGAKLVDENLNELSE; encoded by the coding sequence ATGACAAAGGCTTTAATTTCGATTGATTATACAGAAGATTTTGTTGCTGATAGTGGGAAACTAACAGCAGGTGCTCCAGCTCAGGCGATTTCGGATGCCATCAGCAAGGTAACTCGATTAGCTTTTGAACGAGGAGATTATATCTTCTTTACTATTGATGCTCATGAAGAAAACGATTGTTTCCATCCGGAAAGTAAGTTATTTCCTCCTCATAATCTGATTGGGACGAGTGGACGGAATTTATATGGAGATTTGGGGAACTTTTATCAAGAGCATGGTTCAGACAGTCGTGTCTTTTGGATGGATAAACGCCATTACTCAGCTTTTTCAGGGACTGACCTAGATATTCGTTTGAGAGAGCGTAGAGTGTCTACCGTTATCTTAACAGGTGTCTTGACGGATATCTGTGTCCTACATACAGCTATAGATGCCTATAATCTAGGATATGACATCGAGATTGTTAAACCAGCTGTTGCTTCCATCTGGCCTGAAAATCATCAATTTGCCCTAGGTCATTTCAAAAATACACTCGGAGCTAAGTTAGTAGATGAAAATCTAAATGAACTTTCTGAGTAA
- a CDS encoding ABC transporter ATP-binding protein, whose protein sequence is MVELNLKNIYKKYPNSEHYSVEDFNLNIKDKEFIVFVGPSGCGKSTTLRMIAGLEDITEGTASIDGVVVNDVAPKDRDIAMVFQNYALYPHMTVYDNMAFGLKLRKYSKEDINKRVQEAAEILGLKEFLERKPADLSGGQRQRVAMGRAIVRDAKVFLMDEPLSNLDAKLRVSMRAEIAKIHRRIGATTIYVTHDQTEAMTLADRIVIMSATKNPAGTGTIGRVEQIGTPQEVYKNPVNKFVAGFIGSPAMNFINVKLVGSEIVSDGFRLKVPEGALKVLREKGYEGKELIFGIRPEDVNAEPAFLETFPDCVVKATISVSELLGSESHLYCQVGKDEFVAKVDARDYLQTGATVELGFDLNKAHFFDVETEKTIY, encoded by the coding sequence ATGGTAGAATTGAATCTTAAAAATATTTACAAAAAATATCCAAACAGCGAACACTATTCAGTTGAAGATTTCAACTTGAACATCAAAGATAAAGAATTTATCGTTTTCGTAGGACCTTCAGGATGTGGTAAATCAACTACACTCCGTATGATTGCTGGTCTTGAAGACATTACAGAAGGTACTGCATCTATCGATGGCGTGGTTGTCAACGACGTAGCTCCAAAAGACCGTGATATCGCCATGGTATTCCAAAACTACGCTCTTTACCCACACATGACTGTTTATGACAACATGGCTTTCGGTTTGAAATTGCGTAAATACAGCAAAGAAGACATTAACAAACGTGTTCAAGAAGCAGCTGAAATACTTGGATTGAAAGAATTCTTGGAACGTAAACCAGCTGACCTTTCAGGTGGTCAACGTCAACGTGTTGCCATGGGGCGTGCGATTGTCCGTGATGCGAAAGTATTCTTGATGGACGAACCTTTGTCAAACTTGGATGCCAAACTTCGTGTATCAATGCGTGCTGAAATCGCTAAAATTCACCGTCGTATCGGAGCTACAACTATCTATGTAACTCACGACCAAACAGAAGCGATGACACTTGCAGACCGTATCGTTATTATGTCAGCTACTAAGAACCCTGCTGGTACAGGTACTATCGGACGTGTAGAACAAATCGGCACTCCTCAAGAAGTTTACAAAAATCCAGTTAACAAATTCGTTGCAGGATTCATCGGAAGCCCAGCTATGAACTTCATCAACGTGAAATTGGTTGGTAGCGAAATTGTTTCTGACGGTTTCCGTTTGAAAGTGCCAGAAGGAGCATTGAAAGTTCTTCGTGAAAAAGGCTACGAAGGAAAAGAATTGATCTTTGGTATCCGTCCAGAAGACGTGAATGCAGAACCTGCTTTCCTTGAAACATTCCCAGACTGTGTTGTAAAAGCGACTATCTCTGTATCAGAACTGCTTGGTTCAGAATCTCACCTTTACTGCCAAGTTGGTAAAGACGAGTTTGTTGCAAAAGTTGATGCTCGTGACTACTTGCAAACAGGTGCAACAGTTGAGCTTGGATTTGACTTGAACAAAGCACACTTCTTCGATGTAGAAACTGAAAAAACAATCTACTAA
- a CDS encoding class I SAM-dependent methyltransferase, translating into MSEAGHKFLAKLGKKRLRPGGKRATDWLIAEGGFSKEKRILEVACNRGTTAIELAQRFGCKITAVDMDAQALEVAKKSAGTAGVAHLISFERANAMKLPYQDASFDIVINEAMLTMQADQAKKKCVMEYLRVLKPGGLLLTHDVLLKEAKESIRQELSQAIHVNVGPLTQDGWEQVMIESGYCDVKALTGEMTLMKLSGMIYDEGLLGTLKICVNACKKENRKQFLTMYKMFAKNKQKLGFIAMASYKSSKR; encoded by the coding sequence ATGTCAGAAGCAGGTCATAAGTTTTTAGCAAAATTGGGGAAAAAACGCTTACGTCCAGGTGGAAAGCGTGCCACAGATTGGTTAATTGCAGAAGGAGGATTTTCAAAAGAAAAGAGAATACTAGAGGTTGCGTGTAATAGGGGAACTACAGCAATTGAGTTGGCACAGCGTTTTGGTTGCAAGATAACTGCTGTTGATATGGATGCTCAAGCTTTAGAAGTGGCTAAAAAATCTGCTGGAACGGCAGGTGTTGCTCATTTAATCAGTTTTGAAAGAGCAAATGCAATGAAACTTCCTTATCAAGATGCTAGTTTTGATATTGTTATAAATGAAGCTATGCTGACTATGCAAGCCGATCAAGCTAAGAAAAAATGTGTAATGGAATATCTAAGGGTATTAAAACCTGGAGGTCTTCTCTTGACACATGATGTACTTCTTAAGGAAGCTAAAGAGTCTATCAGACAGGAATTATCACAAGCAATTCATGTAAATGTAGGTCCTTTAACTCAAGATGGTTGGGAACAGGTGATGATAGAATCAGGTTATTGTGATGTGAAAGCATTGACTGGTGAAATGACATTAATGAAATTATCGGGTATGATTTATGACGAAGGTTTGCTAGGAACTTTGAAAATTTGTGTAAATGCTTGTAAAAAGGAGAATAGAAAGCAGTTTTTAACTATGTATAAAATGTTTGCTAAGAATAAACAGAAATTGGGCTTTATTGCGATGGCTAGTTATAAATCGTCAAAACGTTAG
- a CDS encoding adenine phosphoribosyltransferase, with product MNLKDYIATIENYPKEGITFRDISPLMADGNAYSYAVREIVQYATDKKVDMIVGPEARGFIVGCPVAFELGIGFAPVRKPGKLPREVISADYEKEYGVDTLTMHADAIKPGQRVLIVDDLLATGGTVKATIEMIEKLGGVMAGCAFLVELDELNGREKIGDYDYKVLMHY from the coding sequence ATGAATTTAAAAGATTACATTGCAACAATTGAAAATTATCCAAAGGAAGGCATTACCTTCCGTGATATTAGTCCTTTGATGGCTGATGGAAATGCTTATAGCTACGCTGTTCGTGAAATCGTTCAGTATGCTACTGACAAGAAAGTCGACATGATCGTGGGACCTGAAGCTCGTGGATTTATCGTGGGTTGTCCAGTTGCCTTTGAGTTGGGAATTGGTTTTGCGCCTGTTCGTAAGCCAGGTAAATTGCCACGCGAAGTTATTTCTGCTGACTATGAAAAAGAGTACGGTGTCGATACCTTGACTATGCACGCGGATGCCATTAAGCCAGGTCAACGTGTTCTTATTGTAGATGACCTTTTGGCGACAGGTGGAACTGTTAAGGCAACTATCGAGATGATTGAAAAACTTGGTGGTGTTATGGCAGGTTGTGCCTTCCTTGTTGAATTGGATGAATTGAACGGCCGTGAAAAAATTGGTGACTACGACTACAAAGTTCTTATGCATTATTAA
- the metA gene encoding homoserine O-acetyltransferase MetA, with the protein MPIRIDKKLPAVEILRTENIFVMDDQRAAHQDIRPLKILILNLMPQKMVTETQLLRHLANTPLQLDIDFLYMESHRSKTTRSEHMETFYKTFPEVKDEYFDGMIITGAPVEHLPFEEVDYWEEFRQMLEWSKTHVYSTLHICWGAQAGLYLRYGVEKYQMDSKLSGIYPQDTLKEGHLLFRGFDDSYVSPHSRHTEISKEEVLNKTNLEILSEGPQVGVSILASRDLREIYSFGHLEYDRDTLAKEYFRDRDAGFDPHIPENYFKDDDVNQVPCLCWSSSAALFFSNWVNHAVYQETPFDWRKIEDDASAYGYL; encoded by the coding sequence ATGCCGATTCGAATTGATAAAAAATTGCCAGCTGTTGAGATTTTACGGACAGAGAATATCTTTGTCATGGATGATCAACGTGCTGCCCACCAAGATATCCGTCCTTTGAAGATTTTAATTTTAAATCTCATGCCACAGAAAATGGTCACAGAGACCCAGTTGTTGCGCCACTTGGCTAATACACCCCTACAACTGGATATTGATTTTCTCTATATGGAGAGCCACCGTTCTAAAACAACTCGTTCAGAGCACATGGAGACCTTCTATAAAACTTTTCCTGAAGTCAAGGATGAGTATTTTGATGGGATGATCATCACGGGTGCTCCAGTTGAGCATTTACCATTTGAGGAAGTGGACTATTGGGAGGAATTTAGACAGATGCTTGAGTGGTCTAAGACTCATGTCTATTCGACCCTTCATATCTGTTGGGGGGCTCAGGCTGGGCTTTATCTGCGCTATGGTGTAGAAAAATACCAGATGGACAGTAAGCTATCAGGTATTTATCCTCAGGACACCCTAAAAGAGGGTCACCTTCTATTTAGAGGCTTTGATGATAGCTATGTATCCCCTCATTCACGGCACACGGAGATTTCTAAGGAAGAGGTCTTAAACAAGACCAATCTCGAGATTTTATCAGAAGGACCTCAGGTTGGGGTTTCTATTTTGGCCAGTCGTGATTTACGAGAAATTTATAGTTTTGGTCATTTGGAGTATGACCGTGATACCTTGGCAAAAGAGTATTTTCGAGATCGTGATGCAGGTTTCGACCCACATATTCCAGAAAATTACTTTAAAGATGATGATGTTAATCAGGTACCTTGTCTTTGTTGGTCTTCATCTGCAGCCCTCTTTTTCAGTAATTGGGTAAACCATGCGGTCTATCAGGAGACGCCTTTTGATTGGAGAAAGATAGAAGATGATGCATCTGCATATGGGTATTTATAA